In Oncorhynchus tshawytscha isolate Ot180627B linkage group LG06, Otsh_v2.0, whole genome shotgun sequence, the following are encoded in one genomic region:
- the LOC112253457 gene encoding cerebellin-1 translates to MLTLLLGAVWLVTLVNAQNETEPIVLEGKCLVVCDSNPTSDPTGTALGISVRSGSAKVAFSAVRNTNHEPSEMSNRTMVIYFDQILVNVGKNFDEERSNFIAPRKGIYSFNFHVVKVYNRQTIQVSLMHNGWPVISAFAGDQDVTREAASNGVLIQMEKGDRAYLKLERGNLMGGWKYSTFSGFLVFPM, encoded by the exons ATGTTGACGCTCCTACTGGGTGCAGTGTGGCTAGTGACTCTAGTGAACGCTCAAAACGAGACGGAACCCATCGTACTCGAGGGGAAATGTCTGGTTGTTTGCGATTCCAACCCAACTTCGGATCCCACCGGGACCGCGCTCGGGATATCGGTGCGCTCCGGGAGCGCCAAAGTGGCTTTTTCCGCGGTGAGAAACACAAACCACGAGCCCTCGGAGATGAGTAACCGGACTATGGTCATCTACTTTGACCAG atACTTGTAAACGTTGGTAAGAATTTCGACGAGGAAAGGAGCAATTTCATCGCCCCGCGCAAAGGGATTTACAGTTTTAATTTCCACGTGGTGAAAGTGTATAATCGCCAAACTATCCAG GTAAGCCTGATGCATAATGGATGGCCTGTGATCTCGGCCTTCGCTGGGGACCAGGATGTGACTCGTGAGGCTGCCAGTAACGGAGTGCTGATTCAAATGGAGAAGGGGGACCGAGCCTACCTCAAACTAGAGAGAGGAAACCTCATGGGGGGCTGGAAGTACTCCACATTCTCTGGGTTCCTGGTCTTCCCCAtgtag